The window CCCTTCTTTACTGAAATTATTGACTTTTAATTTCCGCTGAACACCTTTTCTGTGGCATATTGCATCCAGCAGGACATTGAATCGCATGTACTTTCTTTTTTCTTCTGCCATTTGTTCCTCGTTAAAATCAAATATTCCGGTTAAAGCCATAATAACAGAAAAGGGACGATGTGAAATCGCCCCCTTTCTGTATATCAATCTAACCTTTGGTGCATTATTCGCTGAACACAAATTCCGGTTCGAGAACAGGCTGGTAGTCCTCAGGTATCGGAAACGGGAATGTCACTGTTTCATATACACCAGCACCCGTCCTGACTATTGTCATACCGACGCCTTTGGCCAGACCCATCGTAAGCCCGGAAAGTACGTTTTCTTCAACACTCGTATCATAGATGTTCTTAGGAAGCTCTACCCAACCCGTGAGAATGTTGGCCAGA of the Candidatus Omnitrophota bacterium genome contains:
- a CDS encoding exosortase system-associated protein, TIGR04073 family produces the protein MKAIKTLMICFVIIAMVGMATQCYAQDPAKKLGRGLANILTGWVELPKNIYDTSVEENVLSGLTMGLAKGVGMTIVRTGAGVYETVTFPFPIPEDYQPVLEPEFVFSE